One region of Alosa alosa isolate M-15738 ecotype Scorff River chromosome 1, AALO_Geno_1.1, whole genome shotgun sequence genomic DNA includes:
- the ing2 gene encoding inhibitor of growth protein 2 isoform X3 — translation MLAHYPNVEKSQLVSYVEDYLECVESLPLDIQRNVSLLWEIDTKYQEVLNEVDDVYERYKRETDAGQRKRLQLQLQRALISSQELGDEKIHVVTQMLELVENRSRQMDSHTHCFTDPIEERSPGEKIRGGGSAGGGGGGAVAAASSAGSLPERSARRPRRQRNSESRDSCHGANGALEDPAEEVPAPPREKKSKSAKKKKRSKAKQEREASPVEFAIDPNEPTYCLCEQVSYGEMIGCDNEQCPIEWFHFTCVGLTYKPKGKWYCPKCRGDNEKTMDKSTDKPKKDRRSR, via the exons ATGTTAGCGCATTACCCAAATGTGGAAAAATCCCAGCTGGTCAGCTATGTTGAAGATTACCTTGAATGTGTTGAGTCTCTCCCTTTGGACATACAGCGGAATGTTTCATTGCTTTGGGAAATCGACACAAAGTATCAAG AGGTCCTGAATGAGGTGGACGATGTGTACGAGCGTTACAAGCGTGAGACAGATGCAGGTCAACGCAAGCGCCTTCAGCTCCAGCTGCAGCGAGCCCTCATCAGCAGCCAGGAGCTCGGGGACGAAAAGATCCATGTGGTGACCCAGATGCTGGAGCTGGTGGAGAACCGCTCACGCCAAatggactctcacacacactgcttcaccGACCCAATCGAGGAGCGCTCCCCAGGCGAGAAGATCC gaggaggtggcagcgccggtggaggtggtggcggtGCTGTGGCGGCGGCATCATCGGCAGGCTCCTTGCCCGAGCGATCAGCTCGCAGGCCACGGCGCCAGCGCAACAGCGAGAGCCGCGACTCGTGCCACGGTGCCAACGGGGCGCTGGAGGACCCGGCTGAGGAGGTGCCCGCCCCGCCACGGGAGAAGAAATCAAAGTCGGCCAAGAAGAAGAAGCGGTCCAAGGCCAAGCAGGAGCGTGAGGCCTCACCCGTGGAGTTCGCCATTGACCCCAACGAGCCCACCTACTGTCTGTGCGAGCAGGTGTCCTACGGCGAGATGATCGGCTGCGACAACGAGCAGTGCCCCATTGAGTGGTTCCATTTCACCTGTGTTGGACTCACCTACAAGCCCAAGGGCAAGTGGTATTGCCCCAAGTGCAGAGGCGACAATGAAAAGACCATGGACAAAAGCACTGACAAGCCTAAAAAAGATCGCCGGTCAAGGTAG
- the ing2 gene encoding inhibitor of growth protein 2 isoform X2, which produces MLAHYPNVEKSQLVSYVEDYLECVESLPLDIQRNVSLLWEIDTKYQEVLNEVDDVYERYKRETDAGQRKRLQLQLQRALISSQELGDEKIHVVTQMLELVENRSRQMDSHTHCFTDPIEERSPGEKIRGGGAVAAASSAGSLPERSARRPRRQRNSESRDSCHGANGALEDPAEEVPAPPREKKSKSAKKKKRSKAKQEREASPVEFAIDPNEPTYCLCEQVSYGEMIGCDNEQCPIEWFHFTCVGLTYKPKGKWYCPKCRGDNEKTMDKSTDKPKKDRRSR; this is translated from the exons ATGTTAGCGCATTACCCAAATGTGGAAAAATCCCAGCTGGTCAGCTATGTTGAAGATTACCTTGAATGTGTTGAGTCTCTCCCTTTGGACATACAGCGGAATGTTTCATTGCTTTGGGAAATCGACACAAAGTATCAAG AGGTCCTGAATGAGGTGGACGATGTGTACGAGCGTTACAAGCGTGAGACAGATGCAGGTCAACGCAAGCGCCTTCAGCTCCAGCTGCAGCGAGCCCTCATCAGCAGCCAGGAGCTCGGGGACGAAAAGATCCATGTGGTGACCCAGATGCTGGAGCTGGTGGAGAACCGCTCACGCCAAatggactctcacacacactgcttcaccGACCCAATCGAGGAGCGCTCCCCAGGCGAGAAGATCC gtggtggcggtGCTGTGGCGGCGGCATCATCGGCAGGCTCCTTGCCCGAGCGATCAGCTCGCAGGCCACGGCGCCAGCGCAACAGCGAGAGCCGCGACTCGTGCCACGGTGCCAACGGGGCGCTGGAGGACCCGGCTGAGGAGGTGCCCGCCCCGCCACGGGAGAAGAAATCAAAGTCGGCCAAGAAGAAGAAGCGGTCCAAGGCCAAGCAGGAGCGTGAGGCCTCACCCGTGGAGTTCGCCATTGACCCCAACGAGCCCACCTACTGTCTGTGCGAGCAGGTGTCCTACGGCGAGATGATCGGCTGCGACAACGAGCAGTGCCCCATTGAGTGGTTCCATTTCACCTGTGTTGGACTCACCTACAAGCCCAAGGGCAAGTGGTATTGCCCCAAGTGCAGAGGCGACAATGAAAAGACCATGGACAAAAGCACTGACAAGCCTAAAAAAGATCGCCGGTCAAGGTAG
- the ing2 gene encoding inhibitor of growth protein 2 isoform X1, producing the protein MLAHYPNVEKSQLVSYVEDYLECVESLPLDIQRNVSLLWEIDTKYQEVLNEVDDVYERYKRETDAGQRKRLQLQLQRALISSQELGDEKIHVVTQMLELVENRSRQMDSHTHCFTDPIEERSPGEKIRHEAAGSGGGSLPERSARRPRRQRNSESRDSCHGANGALEDPAEEVPAPPREKKSKSAKKKKRSKAKQEREASPVEFAIDPNEPTYCLCEQVSYGEMIGCDNEQCPIEWFHFTCVGLTYKPKGKWYCPKCRGDNEKTMDKSTDKPKKDRRSR; encoded by the exons ATGTTAGCGCATTACCCAAATGTGGAAAAATCCCAGCTGGTCAGCTATGTTGAAGATTACCTTGAATGTGTTGAGTCTCTCCCTTTGGACATACAGCGGAATGTTTCATTGCTTTGGGAAATCGACACAAAGTATCAAG AGGTCCTGAATGAGGTGGACGATGTGTACGAGCGTTACAAGCGTGAGACAGATGCAGGTCAACGCAAGCGCCTTCAGCTCCAGCTGCAGCGAGCCCTCATCAGCAGCCAGGAGCTCGGGGACGAAAAGATCCATGTGGTGACCCAGATGCTGGAGCTGGTGGAGAACCGCTCACGCCAAatggactctcacacacactgcttcaccGACCCAATCGAGGAGCGCTCCCCAGGCGAGAAGATCCGTCACGAGGCGgctggcagtggtggtg GCTCCTTGCCCGAGCGATCAGCTCGCAGGCCACGGCGCCAGCGCAACAGCGAGAGCCGCGACTCGTGCCACGGTGCCAACGGGGCGCTGGAGGACCCGGCTGAGGAGGTGCCCGCCCCGCCACGGGAGAAGAAATCAAAGTCGGCCAAGAAGAAGAAGCGGTCCAAGGCCAAGCAGGAGCGTGAGGCCTCACCCGTGGAGTTCGCCATTGACCCCAACGAGCCCACCTACTGTCTGTGCGAGCAGGTGTCCTACGGCGAGATGATCGGCTGCGACAACGAGCAGTGCCCCATTGAGTGGTTCCATTTCACCTGTGTTGGACTCACCTACAAGCCCAAGGGCAAGTGGTATTGCCCCAAGTGCAGAGGCGACAATGAAAAGACCATGGACAAAAGCACTGACAAGCCTAAAAAAGATCGCCGGTCAAGGTAG